A window of Aquitalea denitrificans contains these coding sequences:
- a CDS encoding outer membrane beta-barrel protein: protein MKLSNAIKPLSAATLGLLCAGVPAKVSAAYVQGDDNFVYAQLGTVYDSNVFRVSGLDRVPSSYHASSLSDIYTVTTVGGQYQKDLGRQQFQFGGSYNQNSYVDYSALNYKSWNANGAFNWQLLSQLSGALRYMDKQEQPSLNVSNQIGRDVVRTRVGGAELAWTPVTAWRFETGVEHTAMRHQVQNTLDFDQDALSLTAWYATPKGSRLGMGVEESDVVYPSMQVNNAAYEYRQTNTKLQLEWPVTAKLQLNAMLGNSAVRFRQGIQPDRNHVLQDISLIWMVDQKSTLSFGYQSTPAEPGLSTADVVNKTWYLTGKSHLSDKLALSGEVRQTKMNYSSSDVVVNTRSYRAGLQWMPWRMWQFEAYGQYVHRTSGFTDDSYDVNQIGANVKYSF from the coding sequence ATGAAGCTGTCCAATGCAATCAAGCCCCTGTCTGCTGCCACCTTAGGCCTGTTGTGTGCAGGTGTACCCGCCAAGGTATCTGCGGCTTATGTTCAGGGGGATGACAACTTTGTCTATGCGCAGCTTGGCACTGTCTATGACAGCAATGTCTTTCGCGTTTCCGGGCTGGATAGAGTGCCATCCAGCTATCACGCCAGCAGTCTGTCGGACATCTACACCGTTACCACAGTCGGTGGGCAGTACCAGAAGGATCTGGGCCGTCAGCAATTTCAGTTTGGTGGCAGCTACAACCAGAACAGTTACGTCGATTACTCGGCACTCAATTACAAAAGCTGGAATGCAAACGGCGCGTTCAACTGGCAGTTGCTCAGCCAGTTGTCCGGTGCATTACGTTATATGGACAAGCAGGAGCAGCCGTCCCTGAATGTCAGCAACCAGATCGGCCGGGATGTAGTGCGTACCCGTGTCGGCGGCGCAGAGCTGGCATGGACGCCGGTCACTGCCTGGCGGTTTGAAACGGGTGTCGAGCATACCGCCATGCGTCATCAGGTGCAGAACACGCTGGATTTCGATCAGGATGCTTTATCGCTGACTGCCTGGTACGCCACACCCAAAGGCAGTCGCCTGGGTATGGGAGTAGAAGAGAGCGATGTTGTTTATCCGTCGATGCAGGTGAATAACGCTGCTTATGAATATCGTCAGACAAACACAAAGTTGCAACTGGAATGGCCAGTTACGGCCAAATTGCAACTCAATGCCATGCTGGGAAATAGTGCGGTCCGCTTCCGGCAGGGTATACAGCCAGATCGTAATCACGTTTTGCAGGATATCAGCCTGATCTGGATGGTAGATCAAAAGAGCACGCTGAGCTTCGGATATCAAAGCACGCCAGCCGAGCCGGGGTTATCAACGGCAGATGTGGTGAATAAAACCTGGTATCTGACAGGGAAATCCCATCTGTCGGACAAGCTGGCGCTTAGTGGTGAAGTGCGCCAGACAAAAATGAATTATTCATCCTCTGATGTGGTGGTAAATACCAGGTCTTACCGAGCAGGATTGCAATGGATGCCATGGCGCATGTGGCAGTTTGAAGCATATGGCCAATATGTACATCGGACTTCCGGTTTTACCGATGACAGTTATGACGTCAATCAAATCGGCGCGAACGTGAAGTACTCGTTCTAG